The following coding sequences lie in one Oncorhynchus masou masou isolate Uvic2021 chromosome 20, UVic_Omas_1.1, whole genome shotgun sequence genomic window:
- the glb1 gene encoding beta-galactosidase isoform X2: MGGLPAWLLHKKDIVLRSSDPDYIAAVDKWMGTLLPMLKPFLYQNGGPIITVQVENEYGSYFACDYNYLRHLTSLFRSHLGNDVVLFTTDGAGAGYLKCGTLQGVYATVDFGPGGNVSAAFDAQRQAEPHGPLVNSEFYTGWLDHWGEHHSTVSTAIVAKSLNEILAIGASVNLYMFIGGTNFGYWNGANTPYAPQPTSYDYDAPLTEAGDLTDKYFAIQDVIKLYRKIPEGPVLPSTPKYAYGAVPMKKLHTVVDALDILSFSGPVKSIYPLTFIEMNQPFGFVLYQAKLPVDCSKPTPLSSPLNGVHDRAYVSVDGVAAGILERDKALTINVTGKAGSQVDILVENMGRVNYGKDINDFKGLVSNLTLGADILTGWEVYSLSIDQAVSQGLLWEMGSREAGTPPPSPLSIPSFYGGTFVIPDGIPDLPQDTYIRFPDWRKGQVWINGFNLGRYWPARGPQITLYVPASILSTAVPNNVTVLELEGDPCTPGPCTVEFTNTPVLNATVKSDHKHQRALFHKEDLL, encoded by the exons CGGCTGTTGACAAGTGGATGGGCACGCTACTGCCAATGTTGAAGCCGTTCCTTTATCAGAACGGTGGCCCAATCATCACTGTTCAG gTGGAGAATGAGTACGGCAGCTACTTTGCCTGTGACTACAACTACCTGCGTCACCTGACCAGTCTGTTCCGCTCCCACCTGGGGAACGACGTGGTGCTGTTCACCACCGACGGGGCCGGGGCCGGGTACCTCAAGTGTGGAACTCTGCAGGGCGTCTACGCCACTGTGGACTTTGGCCCAG GTGGGAATGTGTCTGCTGCATTTGAtgcacagagacaggcagagccCCATGGACCCTTG GTGAACTCTGAGTTCTACACTGGCTGGCTGGACCACTGGGGAGAGCATCACTCTACAGTGTCCACCGCCATCGTGGCCAAGTCCCTCAACGAGATCCTCGCCATCGGCGCCAGCGTTAATCT ATACATGTTTATTGGAGGAACCAATTTTGGATACTGGAATG GTGCCAATACCCCCTATGCCCCCCAGCCTACTAGTTATGACTATGACGCCCCGCTCACTGAGGCAGGAGACCTCACTGACAAATATTTTGCCATCCAGGATGTCATCAAACTG TATCGGAAGATACCAGAGGGACCCGTGCTTCCATCAACACCAAAATATGCCTACGGAGCTGTGCCAATGAAGAAG CTCCACACAGTAGTCGATGCTCTAGATATACTATCCTTCTCCGGTCCTGTCAAAAGCATCTACCCGTTGACCTTCATTGAGATGAACCAA CCGTTTGGGTTCGTCCTCTATCAGGCCAAGCTGCCTGTGGACTGCAGTAAGCCCACCCCTCTGTCCTCACCACTGAATGGAGTCCACGACCGTGCGTATGTATCAGTCGATGGG GTTGCTGCTGGGATCCTAGAGAGGGACAAGGCCCTGACCATCAACGTGACTGGGAAGGCTGGGAGTCAGGTGGACATACTGGTGGAGAATATGGGCAGAGTCAACTATGGGAAAGACATCAATGACTTTAAG GGCTTGGTGTCTAACCTGACATTGGGGGCCGACATCCTCACCGGCTGGGAAGTCTACAGCCTCAGCATCGACCAGGCTGTTAGCCAGGGTCTTCTCTGGGAGATGGGCTCCAGGGAAGCTGGCACCCCAccaccttctcccctctccatcccctccttctATGGGGGCACCTTTGTCATCCCGGACGGCATCCCAGACTTGCCACAGGACACCTACATCCGGTTCCCTGACTGGAGAAAG GGCCAAGTGTGGATCAACGGTTTCAACCTGGGCCGCTACTGGCCCGCTCGCGGCCCACAAATCACCTTGTACGTGCCTGCTAGCATCCTGAGCACGGCCGTGCCCAACAACGTGACCGTCCTGGAGCTGGAGGGGGACCCATGCACCCCTGGGCCCTGTACCGTGGAGTTCACCAACACCCCGGTCCTGAATGCCACGGTTAAGTCTGACCACAAACACCAGAGGGCGCTGTTCCATAAAGAGGATCTCTTGTGA